The following coding sequences lie in one Thermaerobacter sp. FW80 genomic window:
- a CDS encoding tyrosine-type recombinase/integrase, with amino-acid sequence MSEALLPVPNEASAPVARAAGTNPAKVYLASLSPGSRPAMEQVLRLVAERAGYTVETMPWARLRYQHLQALRASWLEEGLAPATINKRLSALRGVLREAWRMGMISAEDYRRAADVPNVEGKRLPAGRSVTPGELAALMAACADGTAVGIRDAAIIAVAYAGGLRRAELAALRREDVERVGEGTFRLRVRGKRNKHRMIFLDNGAAQALEAYLSIRGDWDGPLFVRAYKGGRLSTTGMTPQTVRLVLQRRAAAAGVAHVSPHDLRRSCVSDMLDAGVDAVTVANHVGHASVETTRRYDRRGERALQQAARSLHVPFFGGPLVK; translated from the coding sequence ATGTCCGAAGCCTTGCTCCCGGTCCCGAATGAGGCCTCCGCCCCCGTCGCCCGGGCGGCCGGAACGAACCCGGCCAAGGTTTATCTCGCCAGCCTGTCGCCCGGGAGCCGCCCCGCGATGGAACAGGTCCTGCGGCTCGTTGCGGAGCGGGCCGGGTACACGGTCGAAACCATGCCGTGGGCGCGGCTCCGCTACCAACACTTGCAGGCGCTCCGGGCGTCCTGGCTGGAGGAAGGTCTTGCGCCCGCCACCATCAATAAGCGCTTGTCCGCCCTGCGGGGCGTCCTCCGGGAGGCCTGGCGCATGGGGATGATTAGCGCGGAGGACTACAGGCGGGCCGCGGACGTTCCCAACGTAGAGGGGAAGCGGCTCCCGGCGGGCCGCAGCGTCACCCCGGGCGAACTCGCCGCCCTTATGGCGGCCTGCGCGGACGGGACCGCGGTAGGCATCCGGGACGCGGCCATTATCGCGGTGGCTTACGCAGGCGGCCTCCGGCGGGCGGAGCTCGCCGCCCTGCGCCGGGAGGACGTGGAGCGGGTGGGCGAAGGCACCTTCCGCCTCCGGGTCCGGGGCAAGCGCAACAAGCATCGCATGATCTTCCTGGACAACGGCGCCGCCCAGGCGCTCGAAGCCTATCTCTCCATCCGGGGCGACTGGGACGGGCCGCTATTCGTGCGGGCCTACAAGGGCGGCCGCCTGAGCACTACGGGCATGACCCCGCAGACGGTTCGCCTCGTGCTCCAGCGGCGGGCGGCCGCGGCGGGCGTCGCCCACGTATCCCCGCATGATCTCCGGCGCTCCTGCGTTAGCGACATGCTGGACGCGGGCGTGGACGCGGTGACGGTGGCGAACCACGTCGGCCACGCCAGCGTTGAAACCACGCGGCGCTATGACCGGCGGGGCGAACGGGCGCTCCAGCAGGCGGCCCGCAGCCTGCATGTCCCGTTCTTCGGCGGGCCTCTGGTGAAGTAA
- a CDS encoding MerR family transcriptional regulator: protein MERQLLTIADIARHLDLPESTVRYYRDRFAEFIPSVGEGRGRRYPPEALDVFRTIADAMRSGAPKDEVEAALRARFALTVGPDSSSHRSNAAAAVLRGLLADVVEEAVERRTEALRDELRRLREELAAAREALARQAEQEEAREDRLVARMRELLEERRRRRRWWPWG from the coding sequence GTGGAAAGGCAGTTGCTGACCATCGCGGATATAGCCCGCCACCTGGACCTGCCGGAATCGACCGTGCGCTACTACCGCGACAGGTTTGCTGAGTTTATCCCGTCCGTTGGCGAAGGCCGCGGCCGTCGCTACCCGCCCGAGGCCCTGGACGTGTTCCGAACCATTGCGGACGCCATGCGGAGCGGGGCGCCGAAGGACGAAGTGGAGGCGGCCCTGCGTGCCCGGTTCGCCCTGACGGTGGGGCCGGACAGCAGCAGCCACCGCAGCAACGCAGCAGCCGCGGTCCTGCGGGGCCTGCTGGCCGACGTGGTGGAGGAGGCCGTGGAGCGGCGGACGGAGGCCCTGCGGGACGAGCTCCGGCGGCTCCGGGAGGAGCTGGCCGCCGCCCGTGAGGCCTTGGCTCGTCAGGCCGAGCAAGAGGAGGCCCGCGAGGACCGCCTTGTGGCCCGGATGCGGGAGCTTCTGGAGGAGCGGCGGCGCCGCCGCCGGTGGTGGCCCTGGGGGTGA
- a CDS encoding RodZ family helix-turn-helix domain-containing protein, protein MQATAARRARENPIRAIRRALGMSRRDFGRLVRVDPSYLLDLEGGRFERFPEWFGERLRPLGIDPTPVAREYEEWRREMQAMFRGE, encoded by the coding sequence ATGCAGGCGACCGCGGCAAGGCGAGCCCGGGAAAACCCGATACGGGCCATCCGGCGAGCCCTGGGGATGAGCCGCCGCGACTTCGGGCGCCTGGTTCGCGTAGACCCGAGCTACCTGCTGGATTTGGAGGGTGGCCGTTTCGAGCGGTTCCCGGAATGGTTCGGGGAGCGCCTGCGGCCCCTGGGAATCGACCCAACGCCGGTGGCCCGGGAGTATGAGGAGTGGCGCCGTGAGATGCAAGCCATGTTCCGCGGCGAGTGA
- a CDS encoding phage/plasmid primase, P4 family — protein MEDRRNEKAATNCAGDLTGGGAAGSEPFLLPVYHENGRVDPEDGGGRGGLSRSGKAALFYAERLGWAVFPVHSIRGGRCTCGNPSCDSPGKHPVARLAPHGVKDATKDPDIIRRWWTRAPWANVAVATGAASGFIVLDVDGEAGEDSLEALVAEHGPLPDTVEGLTGGGGRHLLFRHPGRPVGNKVGLAPGLDVRGDGGYIVVPPSVHASGRRYEWEVSSRPDEHEPAEAPGWLLDLLTKAAAPAGEPGRPDWRRRLAERVKEGERNDTLARAVGGWLRAGMDPKTVLDAALALNKARFDPPLPEDEVLKVVESITRREAARREAAHREAAEEEPAVTVAPDSEHLTDLGNARRLVARHGRDLRYCHPWGRWLVWDGRRWRVDDVAEVERRAKDTVRAMYAEAAGVDDPERRKALAKHAMKSESAARIRAMLELAASEPGVPVLPDDLDGDPWLLNVENGTLDLRTGELRPHRREDYLTKLAPVKYDPDARAPRWEAFLRRVLADDADLIQWVQKAVGYTLTGDVSEHVTFIAWGPGANGKTVFFRTLLALFGPYGKTVAPDLLMMRRRDSHPTVLADLFGARLAVASETEEDGRLNEPLLKAITGGDRVKARHMRQDYFEFEPTHKVWLATNHKPVIHGTDYGVWRRIRLIPFTVTIPEDERDPHLADKLREELPGILRWAVEGCLLWQREGLKAPEAVRRATEAYREEMDVLAQFIADACVLRPDAVVAAKDLYSAYLAWCEVYGERPMSQRAFGLRMAERGFEKTRTRTGFVYYGIDVPWHYRGAATEAAAAREPGRGGGAP, from the coding sequence ATGGAGGACCGGAGGAATGAGAAAGCCGCCACCAACTGCGCGGGCGATTTAACGGGTGGCGGCGCCGCAGGAAGTGAGCCCTTCCTGCTGCCAGTTTATCACGAAAACGGCCGCGTGGACCCGGAAGATGGTGGCGGCCGCGGCGGATTGAGCCGGAGCGGGAAGGCCGCTCTGTTCTACGCCGAGCGCCTGGGGTGGGCGGTGTTCCCGGTTCACTCCATCCGGGGCGGCCGGTGTACCTGCGGGAACCCGTCCTGCGACAGCCCCGGAAAGCATCCGGTGGCCCGCCTAGCCCCGCATGGGGTGAAGGACGCCACCAAGGACCCGGACATCATCCGGCGGTGGTGGACCCGGGCGCCCTGGGCCAACGTGGCGGTGGCGACCGGCGCCGCGAGCGGGTTTATCGTGCTGGACGTGGACGGGGAGGCCGGGGAGGACAGCCTGGAGGCCCTGGTGGCCGAGCATGGCCCGCTCCCGGATACCGTCGAAGGCCTCACGGGCGGCGGTGGCCGTCACCTGCTGTTCCGCCACCCTGGGCGCCCCGTGGGCAACAAGGTGGGCCTGGCGCCGGGCCTGGACGTGCGGGGTGACGGCGGTTACATCGTGGTCCCGCCTTCGGTTCACGCGAGCGGGCGCCGCTATGAGTGGGAAGTATCGAGCCGCCCGGACGAGCACGAACCGGCCGAAGCCCCGGGGTGGCTGCTGGACCTGCTGACGAAGGCCGCGGCCCCGGCCGGGGAGCCCGGACGCCCCGATTGGCGCCGCCGTCTGGCAGAGCGGGTGAAGGAAGGCGAGCGGAACGACACGCTGGCCCGGGCCGTAGGCGGGTGGCTGCGGGCCGGAATGGACCCGAAAACCGTCCTGGACGCCGCCCTGGCGCTGAACAAGGCCCGTTTTGACCCGCCGCTCCCGGAGGACGAAGTGCTGAAGGTGGTCGAGTCCATCACCCGCCGGGAGGCGGCCCGCCGAGAGGCCGCGCACCGCGAGGCGGCCGAGGAGGAGCCCGCGGTGACGGTGGCGCCGGATTCCGAGCACCTAACGGACCTGGGCAACGCCCGGCGCCTTGTAGCCCGTCACGGCCGGGACCTGCGCTATTGCCACCCGTGGGGCCGGTGGCTGGTGTGGGATGGCCGCCGCTGGCGGGTGGACGACGTGGCCGAAGTGGAGCGGCGGGCGAAGGACACCGTGCGGGCCATGTACGCCGAGGCGGCCGGGGTGGACGACCCTGAGCGCCGCAAGGCCCTGGCGAAGCACGCCATGAAAAGCGAGTCCGCCGCCCGGATTCGGGCCATGTTGGAGCTCGCGGCTTCGGAGCCCGGGGTGCCCGTCCTGCCCGATGACCTGGACGGGGACCCGTGGCTGCTGAACGTGGAGAACGGGACCTTGGACCTGCGGACGGGCGAGCTCCGGCCCCACCGGCGGGAGGACTACCTGACGAAGCTTGCGCCCGTGAAGTATGACCCGGACGCCCGGGCGCCGCGGTGGGAGGCCTTCCTGCGCCGCGTCCTGGCGGACGATGCGGACCTGATCCAGTGGGTTCAGAAGGCCGTGGGCTACACCCTGACGGGCGACGTTTCCGAGCACGTGACCTTTATCGCCTGGGGGCCTGGAGCAAACGGCAAAACCGTGTTCTTCCGCACTCTGCTGGCCCTGTTCGGCCCCTACGGCAAGACCGTGGCCCCGGACCTGCTGATGATGCGGCGGCGGGATTCGCACCCGACGGTCCTTGCGGACCTGTTCGGTGCCCGTTTGGCGGTGGCTTCCGAGACAGAGGAGGACGGGCGCCTGAATGAGCCGCTTTTGAAGGCTATCACCGGCGGGGACCGGGTGAAGGCCCGCCATATGCGCCAGGACTACTTCGAGTTCGAGCCGACGCACAAGGTTTGGCTTGCCACGAACCACAAGCCCGTTATTCACGGGACGGATTACGGTGTCTGGCGTCGCATTCGCCTGATTCCCTTCACGGTGACGATTCCCGAGGACGAGCGGGACCCGCACCTGGCGGACAAGCTCCGGGAGGAGCTGCCCGGGATCCTGCGGTGGGCGGTGGAGGGGTGCCTGCTGTGGCAACGGGAAGGCCTTAAGGCCCCGGAGGCCGTGCGGCGGGCGACAGAGGCCTACCGCGAGGAAATGGACGTGCTTGCCCAATTCATCGCGGATGCCTGCGTCCTCCGGCCGGACGCCGTGGTGGCTGCGAAGGACCTGTATTCCGCCTATTTGGCGTGGTGTGAGGTTTACGGCGAGAGGCCCATGAGTCAACGGGCCTTTGGCCTGCGGATGGCGGAGCGGGGATTCGAAAAGACCCGCACTCGTACCGGGTTCGTTTACTACGGAATCGACGTGCCCTGGCACTACCGCGGGGCCGCCACCGAGGCCGCGGCCGCCAGGGAGCCCGGCCGCGGTGGTGGTGCTCCGTGA